Within the Saccharomonospora amisosensis genome, the region GGCTCTCGCTGCCCTGGAACATGAGGTGCTCGAACAGGTGCGCGAACCCGGTCCTGCCCTCGGGTTCGGAGCGAAAGCCCACGTCGTAGTGCACGCTGACGCCGACGACGGGCGCGGTCCCGTCCGGTGCGAGCACGACCCGAAGGCCGTTGTCGAGAGTGAATCGATGTAGCTGGGGTACGGCCATGACCACACCCTACGGGTAGGCTCGGCCATAGGGTATGAGACCACTTACCGAGCAAATCATCCTCGTCACCGGTGCCACCAGCGGGCTCGGTCATCACGTCGCGAGCGAGCTGGCGCACCGCGGTGCCCATGTCATCGCGCACGGCCGCGACATGGAGCGGCTGCGGCGGTTGCGTGACGAGCTGGGGGTGGAGACGGTACGGGCCGACTTCGCCGCGCTGTCCCAGGTCGACCGCCTCGCCGACGAGTTGCTCCAGCGGCACGACCGGCTCGACGTACTGGTGAACAACGCGGGCATCGGCAGCGGCGACGACCCGGCGAAGCGGCAGGAAAGCATGGACGGCATCGAGTTGCGGTTCGCCGTGAACTACCTCGCCGGATACCACCTCACCCGTCGGCTGTTGCCGCTGCTGTTGCCGCCCGCCAGGATCGTCAACGTGGCTTCGGCGGGGCAGCAGGAGATCGACTTCGCCGACCCGGAACTTCTCACCGGATATCACGGCATGACCGCCTACATGCGCAGCAAACTCGCCCAGGTCATGTTCACCATGGACCTGGCGGAACAACTGCACGGCACGGGGGTCACCGCCAACGCGCTGCACCCGGCCACATTCATGGACACCGCCATGGTGCGGCAGGCGGGCAAAACCCCGATCAGCACCGTGGCGGAGGGCGCTCGCGCCACGCTGCGGTTGATCACCGAGGCGGAACTGGACGGCGTCAGCGGCCGGTACTTCGACGGCACCCGCAAGGCGCAGCCGCACCCGCAGGCGACCGATCCCGCGGAGCGGGAACGGCTTCGGCTGCTCAGCGACGAGCTGATCGCCACCGCGCTCAAGCCCGGGGCCTGAGCCACCCGAACCCGGTCAGCGGGGTGCCTGCTCAGGCACCTCCTCCCGCTGAGCGGGCCAACTCGACATCGAGGTGTTCCTTGCGCATGCGCTGGTCGATGTAGAGCAGTGCCGTCACCGCTGACGCGAACGGCACGACGATCGTCTGCGCGACCGCGTTGCCCAACTCCAGGATCAGCACGTCGTTCACCGTGAGCCCGGCCGTGGCTGTCGGGTCGCCGGCGAGCAGCCCGAACGGAAGCTGGATGACGAAGCTGATCACGAACCCGATGAGCATGGCGAGCAGCAACACGCCGAAAACCCGCCACCAGGATTGCCTCACCAGCACCGGCGACCGGCGCATGGCATCGCCGACGCTGCCGCGTTCCAGCACCAGTGCGGGCGCGGCGAGGCTGAACAACACTAACAGCCACACCCCAGGAACGATGAACAACACGAGGCCGACCGCGACCAGCAGCGTGACGACGATCGTCAGCCCGAACAGCGGCAGCAGGCGGGGACGCAGCTCCGCCCAGGCCTGCGCGAAACTGATCGGCCTGCCGAGCACGGCCTTGCCGACCACCACGGTGAGGAAACCCGCGAGGAAGGTCTGGGTGAGCAGGTTGATGACACCGATCACGCCCGCGTTCGCCAGGTTGTCGCCGAGAGCGGCGAGTGCCTGATCGAGTTGTACCTCGGGGCTGGCGTTCGGATCGATCACCGGCGGCGGCGCCGTGGCGTCCAGAATCCACAGGTCGGCGATGATGTACAGGCCCGCGCTGAGCAGCGCGATCACCGCCGAGGACCCGAACACCACTGCCGCGTGCCTACGCAGGGTGTCGATGGCGCCTTCGAGGATCTCGCCCACCGCCAGCGGGCGCAGCGGAATCACCCCCGGCTTGCCCTGTCCACCCGAGCCGTACCCACCGTGACCCGATTGGGCTGGATATTTCGGGAGTTGCGAGCGGTTGTCGGGGTCCGGTGCGGACCAACCCGTAGAGTCTGTCATCGCGCCATCCTCGCTTGTCGGCATCACCTGCCCGCTTCGGCAGGGCAGCAGATCGGCATATGCAGGTTAGGCGAGCCACGTCGGGCGTCGAACAGCATCGTTATGCTGACGGCCGAGATCGAACTACCCGTGGGACGACGAGATGACACAACCGCCGCCACCGGGTCCGCAGTACGGCTACGGCTACGGACACCCGGTGCCGCCGGGACCGCCGCGCGGGCCGTCGAAGGGCCCGATCATCCTGGCCTCTGTCGGCGGAACCGTGCTGCTGGTGCTCGCGCTCATCGTGGTGTTCACGCTGACCAGCGGGTCCGACAGGTCGGCTGACGGCGGGTTCACCAACAACGCCGCGACGACGTCCACGACCGCGCCGACCACCACCACGGCGTCCACCACAACGACCACGACCAGTTCGCAGTCCAGTACGACCTCGTCGTCGCGGCTGAACGAGCCCACTGTCCAGCAGGGGCCCGGGAAGGTCTTCAAGCTGGCCGACCACCCGATCCTGCAGGACCCCAACGCCGGGTTGCAGAACCTGGTGTGCAACCTGCCCGCATGGCAGAGCACCCCGTCGGCCGCCGAGGCGTTCTTCACGGCGGCGCGCGAATGCCTCGACGCCGCCTGGGGGCCCTTCCTGCGGTCGTACAACCTGCCGTTTCAATCCCCGCAACTGCACTTTCCGTCCGCGGCGAGCTTTCGAACCGCGTGCGGCACGATCAACGTCGGAATCGCAACGGCCGCCTACTACTGCGAGAACAACCTGTACGTGCCCTTCGACGGGTTGCAGACCGAGCAGTACGGCAACCGTCCCGGTGTCTACCTCGCGCTGTTCGCACACGAGTACGGACACCACGTGCAGGAAGTAGCCGGGATCATGGACGCGGCGTGGGAACGCATCTACGCGGTGGGGCAGGACAGCCCGGAAGGGCTTGAGCTGTCACGGCGCAAGGAACTGCAGGCACAGTGCTTCTCCGGGATGTTCCTCGGCGCGCACGTGGACCGGGGCGGCACCATCACGCGGGACATGTACGACGAAGCCTGGAACGACCAGGAGACCAGGGGTGACGACACGTCGGGCACCCACGACCACGGCAGCAACGCCAACTATGCCGCTTGGTGGCGCGCGGGCGCGTACGACAACCGCATCGCCGACTGCAACACCTTCGCGGCAGGCGGCGCCGAGGTCTCCTGAACGCGGCGGCCACGCCGCGGACTCACAGGATGGCGACGCGGCGGCGAGGCCCCCTGGCCACGAGGAAGGCGTAGGTGCCGCCGCTGGCGCAGCTCAGCACCAGCAGCGCGAGGCCGACGGGGCGGCGAAGGTCGCTGGTACCGGGTGTGGTGGCCGCGAGGTGCACCTCCACCAACTCTCCCCCGGCTTGCACAGCGCCCGAGGGCACGGCGATGCGGATCTGCTCGTCCTGGTCGTGGCCGCAGCCGCTGAGCGTGCCGTTCATCGTGCGGCCGCCCAACTCGAACCGCACGGTTTCCTCCGCATCGGGGTTGGAGCAGTCGGCAGGCAGCGTGACGGTCGCGGGGACTTCCCTGCGCTGCTCCACCGAGACGTCACCGAACAACGAGGGCCCGACCCACCATGCCGCCAGCACGATCCAGAGGCCGACGAAAGCGGCAACGCCGAGCACCTTCCACGTGAGTGGCGGCATGTGCCGCCGTTGGTTCGCTCGCTGCCGCACGGTTCAATCGTTCCAGATCATCAAGCCGCTGCACACCGAAGCCGGAATGCACGACATCACAGGGGCGGGGCAGCGCGGCTCAGCGCGGCGACTGCTCGGGCAACGTGGCCTTGCGAACGTAGAGCAGCCGGTCCCCAGCCTCAAGCGAGTCGGCCTCCGGGGCGTCCACCCGGTACAGCTCCCCGTCGCGCACCAGGCCCAGCACGATGTCGGACAGGTGCCTTGGTGAGCCCCCCTCCTCCGAGGGCTCCACCGCGCGCTCCGCGATGGCAAGACCGGTTTCGGGGGTGAGCAGGTCCTCCACCATGTCCACGACGCGCGGTGTCCGCGTGGCGATCCCCAGCAGCCTGCCCGCCGTCTCGCTCGACACCACCACCTGGTCGGCGCCGGACTGCTTCAGCAGGTGAACGTTCTCGGCCTCACGCACCGACACCAGGATGCGAGCCTTCGGCGCGAGTTCGCGCGCTGTCAGGGTGACCAGCACCGCGGTGTCGTCGCGGTTGGGGGCCACCACGACGGCTCGGGCGCGTTGGACGCCCGCCACGCGCAGCACGTCGGCCCGAGTGGCCGAGCCGTGCACCGTGATCAAGCCTCGCGCACTCGCCGCGTCGAGGGCCGACTGTTCGGTGTCTACGATCACGACCTGGTTGGGCTCGACGTCTTCCTCGGCCAGCAGCGCGTTCACCGCGGACCGGCCCTTCGTGCCGAAGCCGACGACCACATAGTGGTCTCGCACCTTGCGCCTCCACTTCTGGATCCTGTGCGCCTGCCGGGACCGCTCGGTAAGCACCTCGAGTGTCGTGCCGATCAGCACGATCAGGAACAACACCCGCATCGGGGTGATGAAAACCACATTGATCAGCCTCGCGGCGTCCGTGACCGGCGCGATGTCGCCGTATCCGGTGGTCGAAAGCGACACGGTGGCGTAGTAGAAGCAGTCCAGCAGCGAGACACCGTCGCCGTTGGCGTCCCTGTAGCCATCGCGGTCGAGGTAGACGATGAGCACCATTCCCAGCAGCACCGCCGCGGCGAACACCACCCTGCGCGCGATCGCCCTCGCCGGGCTCACCGTCGTCACCGGCATGTTGACGACGCCGACAAGGGCATGCCCTGGCCGCTCGGAGAGCTGTTCCTCCGGCTTCGTCGTCCTCAACGGATTACGCACGATCGAGCAGCCTATTCCTTCTCCGGAACCGTCCTGAGCAGGTCCCGCAACCCGTCGGCTTCCAGCAGGTCCACCGGTCGCAGGGTCCGGTCGTGGCGCACGTAGTGGAACGCGGCGCGCACCTTGGCCAGCGGGGTCCCGGAAAGGTTCGCCCAGGCCAGCCGGTAGGCGGCGAGCTGGACCGAGAGTGCGGGCAGCCGGTCGACGTCGGGCACGGCGCCCGTCTTCCAGTCCACCACGGTCCAGCCGCCGTCGTCATCCGCGAAGACGGCATCCATCCTGCCTCGCACGGTCACGCCGTCGATGTCGGTGCAGAACGGCACCTCAACGTCATGCGGCGTGCGCGCCGCCCACACGCTGCGCTCGAACGCCTCGCGCAGCCGCGTCAGGTCCGCGTCGTCGCCGCCGACGTCCGCCGCCCCTGGGAGGTCGTCGAGTTCCAGCAGTCGTTGACTCGCGAATCGCCGCTCGAGCCAGCCGTGGAAGGCCGTGCCCCTGCGCGCGTAGATGTTGGGCGGGAACGGCAGCGGCCTGCGCAGTTTGCGGGCCAGCGCCTGCGGCTCCCCGGCGAGTTCGACCAGCTGGCTGACCGAGAGCTGACCCGGCAGGGTGATTTCCTCCGTCCGGTCGCGGGCGCGTTCGCGCTCGGCGAGCAACACGTCGGTGTCGGCGATCCAGCCGTCCGGATCGTCGTCCTCGATCGGCAGGTCCAGTTCCTCCAACGCTTCGAGCACCAGGTCGGCGCCCTCGCGCACGGCGTCACGGCGCCCGCCGAGCGGGTCCACCGGCCACTCGGCCGAACGAGTGGCCGTGACCAGCGGGTTCAGTTCGTCGGCTGCCGGTTGGGGTGCCCAGTGCGCGATCGTGGCAAGCGGTGGCTCGGCCTTGTCAGCCGAGATGAGCTCGGCGAGTTCGGTGAGGAACCGCGACGGCCCCTTCGGTTTCGCGCTGCTGGAGTTCCACCAGTGTCCCGAGACGAGCAGGCACTGTTCCGATCTGGTCAGGGCCACGTAGCACAGCCTGCGCTCCTCCTCGGCGTGCCGCTCGGCGAAGCGCTCCTCGTGCTGCGCGCACGCCTCGATCACCTGCTTGCGGTCCTCGTCGCCGCGCAGTTCGAGGCGTGGCAGGTCCTGCGCGTCACCGCGCAGCGCGGCGGGCAGCTCCGACACCGTTCGCAACCACGAGGACGAGCGCCGCTTGCCGGGGAAGGTGTCGCGGACCAGCTGCGGCACGGCCACCACCTGCCATTCCAGGCCCTTCGCCGAGTGCACGGTGAGCACCTGCACCCGGTCGGGTACCACCTCGACCTCTCCGGGGGGCAGGCCGTCCTCGGCGTACTCGGCCGTCGCCAGGTAGTCCAGGAACGAAAGCAGGGTGGCGGTCGGCGCGTTCTCCGCGTACTCGGTGACCACGTCCGCGAAGGCGTCCAGATGTGCCCTGCCCGCGCCGCCAGGCCTCGCCAGCGCCTCCACGTCGAGCAGCATCGTGCGTTCCACGTCGGAGACCAGCTCGGGCAACGGCTGGTCGAGCCTGCGCCGCAGTGCCGCGAGCTCCTTGCCCAGCCTGCGGATACGGGCATATCCCTGCGCCGAGTAACGCGAGGGATCGCCGGGGTCGTCGACCGCGTCGATCAGTCCCGCTTGCTCCGCGCGTTCGGCGACGATCGCATCATCGGCCGCTGACAGCTCGCCCGCCCTTCGCCACAGTGCGCCGAGATCCGCCGCGGCCAGCCGCCATCTGGCACCGGTGAGCAACCGGGCCGCCGCCGTGCCCGACAGCGGTTCGGCCAGCACACGCAGCGTCGCCACCAGGTCGGCGACCTCGGGTTCGTCGAGCAGGCCGCCCAGTCCGACGACCTCGACCGGCAGGCCCCGCTCGCGCAGTGCCGCCGCGATCGGCGCCATGTCCGCACGCCTGCGCACCAGCACCGCGGCCGTGGGCGGAGTTCCGGTGGTCTCCCGCCGCGCCAACCACGCACTCGCCAGTTCGTCGGCGACCCACTCGCGTTCGGCCCGCACGTCAGGCAGCAACGCGCAGCGAATGTCGGCGGCACCAGCGCCGTCTCTCGCGCGCAGCTCACGCACGCCGAGCCCACCCGCGCGCAGCGGCTCCGCCACCGCGTTGGCAAGGGTGAGCACCTGTGGCGGGTTTCGGAAGCTGGTGAGCATCCCGAACTCGCGGGCGGGCAGCAGTCGCTCACCGTCGCGGCGGGGGAAGTCCGTGGTGAACCGAGGCAG harbors:
- a CDS encoding SDR family NAD(P)-dependent oxidoreductase; this translates as MRPLTEQIILVTGATSGLGHHVASELAHRGAHVIAHGRDMERLRRLRDELGVETVRADFAALSQVDRLADELLQRHDRLDVLVNNAGIGSGDDPAKRQESMDGIELRFAVNYLAGYHLTRRLLPLLLPPARIVNVASAGQQEIDFADPELLTGYHGMTAYMRSKLAQVMFTMDLAEQLHGTGVTANALHPATFMDTAMVRQAGKTPISTVAEGARATLRLITEAELDGVSGRYFDGTRKAQPHPQATDPAERERLRLLSDELIATALKPGA
- a CDS encoding YciC family protein; amino-acid sequence: MTDSTGWSAPDPDNRSQLPKYPAQSGHGGYGSGGQGKPGVIPLRPLAVGEILEGAIDTLRRHAAVVFGSSAVIALLSAGLYIIADLWILDATAPPPVIDPNASPEVQLDQALAALGDNLANAGVIGVINLLTQTFLAGFLTVVVGKAVLGRPISFAQAWAELRPRLLPLFGLTIVVTLLVAVGLVLFIVPGVWLLVLFSLAAPALVLERGSVGDAMRRSPVLVRQSWWRVFGVLLLAMLIGFVISFVIQLPFGLLAGDPTATAGLTVNDVLILELGNAVAQTIVVPFASAVTALLYIDQRMRKEHLDVELARSAGGGA
- a CDS encoding neutral zinc metallopeptidase is translated as MTQPPPPGPQYGYGYGHPVPPGPPRGPSKGPIILASVGGTVLLVLALIVVFTLTSGSDRSADGGFTNNAATTSTTAPTTTTASTTTTTTSSQSSTTSSSRLNEPTVQQGPGKVFKLADHPILQDPNAGLQNLVCNLPAWQSTPSAAEAFFTAARECLDAAWGPFLRSYNLPFQSPQLHFPSAASFRTACGTINVGIATAAYYCENNLYVPFDGLQTEQYGNRPGVYLALFAHEYGHHVQEVAGIMDAAWERIYAVGQDSPEGLELSRRKELQAQCFSGMFLGAHVDRGGTITRDMYDEAWNDQETRGDDTSGTHDHGSNANYAAWWRAGAYDNRIADCNTFAAGGAEVS
- a CDS encoding potassium channel family protein; protein product: MPVTTVSPARAIARRVVFAAAVLLGMVLIVYLDRDGYRDANGDGVSLLDCFYYATVSLSTTGYGDIAPVTDAARLINVVFITPMRVLFLIVLIGTTLEVLTERSRQAHRIQKWRRKVRDHYVVVGFGTKGRSAVNALLAEEDVEPNQVVIVDTEQSALDAASARGLITVHGSATRADVLRVAGVQRARAVVVAPNRDDTAVLVTLTARELAPKARILVSVREAENVHLLKQSGADQVVVSSETAGRLLGIATRTPRVVDMVEDLLTPETGLAIAERAVEPSEEGGSPRHLSDIVLGLVRDGELYRVDAPEADSLEAGDRLLYVRKATLPEQSPR
- a CDS encoding ATP-dependent helicase, with protein sequence MTRQQPEPLISPGELAKALGLNPPTDEQAAVIAAPCEPALVVAGAGAGKTETMAARVVWLVANGFVSPERVLGLTFTRKAARQLGDRVRARLRRLAGSGLLDRVDPTGQRRIDVLTTEPTVLTYHAYAGRLLAEHGLRLPVQPGARMLSETASWQLAHRVVSTWDKDLETDRVPASVTAQLLALSGELGEHLVDPARLHEYTEWFCGLVESAPRAKGQRAALPVALSELVAAQRFRVELLPLIDGYRQRKRAEGALDFADQMSLAARLAEQQPDVVAGERERYAAVLLDEYQDTGHAQRVLLRSLFGGEVPMPVTAVGDPAQAIYGWRGASAANLPRFTTDFPRRDGERLLPAREFGMLTSFRNPPQVLTLANAVAEPLRAGGLGVRELRARDGAGAADIRCALLPDVRAEREWVADELASAWLARRETTGTPPTAAVLVRRRADMAPIAAALRERGLPVEVVGLGGLLDEPEVADLVATLRVLAEPLSGTAAARLLTGARWRLAAADLGALWRRAGELSAADDAIVAERAEQAGLIDAVDDPGDPSRYSAQGYARIRRLGKELAALRRRLDQPLPELVSDVERTMLLDVEALARPGGAGRAHLDAFADVVTEYAENAPTATLLSFLDYLATAEYAEDGLPPGEVEVVPDRVQVLTVHSAKGLEWQVVAVPQLVRDTFPGKRRSSSWLRTVSELPAALRGDAQDLPRLELRGDEDRKQVIEACAQHEERFAERHAEEERRLCYVALTRSEQCLLVSGHWWNSSSAKPKGPSRFLTELAELISADKAEPPLATIAHWAPQPAADELNPLVTATRSAEWPVDPLGGRRDAVREGADLVLEALEELDLPIEDDDPDGWIADTDVLLAERERARDRTEEITLPGQLSVSQLVELAGEPQALARKLRRPLPFPPNIYARRGTAFHGWLERRFASQRLLELDDLPGAADVGGDDADLTRLREAFERSVWAARTPHDVEVPFCTDIDGVTVRGRMDAVFADDDGGWTVVDWKTGAVPDVDRLPALSVQLAAYRLAWANLSGTPLAKVRAAFHYVRHDRTLRPVDLLEADGLRDLLRTVPEKE